Genomic window (Daucus carota subsp. sativus chromosome 5, DH1 v3.0, whole genome shotgun sequence):
CTAGAAAATTGAAATAAGATGTTCTTCATCATCTGCAATGTGCGGTATATACATAATGTCCAACTTTACACTAAATTGTATGAGTAAGTACTAACAATTATTTTCCGTTGGTTATACAAACTACAAAGAGAACTCCGAGTATAGTGCAAGAATTTCGATTTCCTTGGTCATTGTCATTGCAGATATTTGATAGATGGATGCTTTTTTGTGATGAATCTCTGTCAAACTAATCTTCACTATAAATTCAACTTGATGAACATGATGCAAAGACAAGGACAATACAAGCAGACCACTCCAAAAGGACAAAGTTATTCTCAGTTATTCATTCCACTCAGAGTAGCAGATGCTTCTCTAACTACCCTCTTCACTTCACCCACTGGCCACTGCTACAGGCAATCAGGCATACTCTGTATGGAGATGCACATGATTAAAGAAGATGCAAGGCTCGCTAATGTACATATGTATCTGTCACTTTGTAGTTTGTCCCCAGCTGAATGTCTTGTATTTACAAGGAGGCAGCTGGTCTATGCATGTTAGTACTAGCATACACATAGCGTGGAAAAAAAGTTTTGGACGTGAAAAATCCCGAAATCAGACAATATTTTGCTGAATGATACTCTAACACTCCAGCATATACATTAAAATTAGGATCAAATTGTTCGGCACTTTTTTTTCAACTGAATGTATGCCGCTAACATACATATCTCATGGATCCGGAACTTAAAAGAAATGATAGCATCATAATCATAAGTTGAATCAGGGATAGGACTTTACAAAAATTGATAGCATCATATTCATAAGTTCCGAATCCATCGCCATAAACAGTGAACGACCAATAGGATTTCGGAAACTAATGATTAAATAACCATATCCATATGTTAGTACTTAAACGGCACTTCTTGAAATTCCTAACTTTGGCCATCAAAAGAATAAATTTAACAAATCCTTATTTTCTCTATATAACACCCCCAGCAATATTTATTTCCAATTACTGAAAATGTTCACAAAATTCATCAAACTACAACTTCTcacaacaataaataaataaataaaataatcataattcTAATTTACCCCTCTATTCCACACAATGCACTGCTCAGTTGGCCTAGTTTTTTGCTTCCCAGCTTTCAGAGGGCAAGGAGTCTGAACCGGAAGCACCATGCAGTTATATTGCAAACACAATGAACTTTGAACCGGAATCTCAACCGTTGGATTAATATCAATCCCGGTTAAATAATTATGTTGTAGATATACAATTTGTATACTAGAGTCGAGCACCCGGTCTACAATTGTACGTGGTATTTGACCCATGAACCGATTATTGTTGAGATAAAGAGTTTGAACCGTAGAGAATAACGGTGATATTGGACCCGATAAACGATTAAAACTAAGATCCACCGTTGAAATTCGGACTTGATCATTTGGTTGAACCGGCCCGGTAAATAAATTTCTTTGTAGAAAAAGATTTGACATAGGAAATGTGAATAGAGAACCCGGAATACTTCCCGAAAACTGATTCAAACTGAGGTCCAAAAAGTTTAACCGGGTCATGGAAGACAAAACCCGATCCACCGGACCGCTAAACCGGTTCATCGACAACGAAAGATATCGCAGCGAGGGAGGAAGATGATCCGGACCGATTGACCCGGATAATTCATTATGCTTGAGATCAAGTCGGGTAAGCATTTGTGACCCGAACCGAGGAATTGACCCGGAGAGACTATTATGACCCAGAATGACATTAGTCAGCGCCGGCAAACTCCCCACCGACCAAGGTATTATTCCGGTGAGCTGATTATAGCTCAAATCCAAAGTTCTCAACAGCCGGAGCTCCCCAAGACCCACCGGAATATCACCGGCGATAAAATTCCGACTAATACCTAAAAACCGAAGATTCTTCAACTCCGAAAAGTTCGACGGTATGGTCCCGACAATTCTCCCCGGAACGACGGTGAATTCCGCCAGAGAACTGAGTTTTCCGATGGCCGGATCAAGATGGCCGGTGAGTCCCGGCGAACCGGCACGTGGGTCACCGAGATTCAGAGAAATCACCTTGTCGCCGTCGCAATACACGCCGGCGAAGTTGCATGGGTCGCCGGTGAAGTCCCAAGAAGCGAAGTAATTAGAACCCGGCAAGTCATGCAgtgattttttgattgtttggagAGCAAGAAAATCAATGGGGTCCAGCATTGGATATACAACACaaatttgaagaagaagaaagaataatgtatataaatttatgagcTTGCTCATTGTTATTTTTCGATGATATTTACGGTGACACaagatttatatatacacagagagaggagagatgtggATGTGTATGTATAGGTTTTCCGTGAGGAGGGAGCTGAGGTTTCTCGTGGAGTGATGAACTTGGAAAGATTTATGACGGTGAAGCACCGAATGATATTTATATGGAATTTTGTAGAATGTGATTTGTAGAGAGAACGATGAATCAAGAAACCATATACAAATATGACGAGGCGGCCAAACGGTTGTCCAAGTCTACGTGGCAGGTATGGAGTGACAAGTCAGCAGTATGGTTGATATCTTGGGACTTAGGCGGTGGTTTGGAAGAAAGTCACGTGACCCGGCCACAGAACACCGCATGATCATTGATCCATTGTTGCCTGCATAGTCTGTGTGGTGAAATCCAAGTTATCAATAATATTCGACTAACCATCGTACTAAAACAAAGAGCAGTAAAAAAGAATTACAACCACAAGGGTCCGGGTCCCTGGCATATAATTGTCGGGGACTATTTATTTATCCCACAGTTTCTGGGCCGTTAGATGCATATTCAACGGCGTTTTTTTTATCGTTGGACGGGAAAATTTCCATAGAACGCTAAAAAAGCGCCGGACGAGACCCGTCCAGCtgtaaaaaagcgctggacatgtaaaatttttaatataatcctGACCGTTGGATATGCATCGAACGACCCAGAAATCATGTGTTACTTTACTCCTCCACAATTAATGGCGGTGGACTGCTACCCAAAACCACAAAAACacgtaatatttgttttatctaTCTCTTTTTAATCatcacattattatttttattagtcaaattaattgatttttgatcaaaaattataagtccCTCTTACattatacatattaaaataaattaaaagttctTCTCGGTGgcctttttttattattaaattaataaatttcagttaaattttgatcaatttgactggtcatcaaatataacaactaaaaagaGGAGAATTTTACTTAAAAGAAGGTTACCGCAGAAAACTTCAGACATTGTGTTTGTTATACAGACTACAACATCGAAGGACATGAAAACAGACAATTTATTCGAATCTACAGGCACATCATATTATGCAAAGTTTAACAAGTGTGTATACTGTATAGagatataatattttctcaagCTGAATAACAGAGTAAAGACTACGATCAAACTCCCTGTGAGCCGAAATTCAGGATAGAAAATGTAAAAGATCTTTCAAATCAAACCTAAATTGAAAAACTACAATAAACCTAAAATTAAGAGGTACAATCAAATCAGACAGAAATCTGTAACTAAAAAACAGAAACTTTAATTTCACTAGAAATTATGAATAttcagtcaaaaaaaaaaaaaaaaaaaaaaaaaaaagaaattatgaaTATTGAAAAACTCGAATTCAAAGATAATGTATCAAACAATACCTGAAAATTGAAATTCATAACcataacaacaacaaaaaaccaATTTTATAAATTCGGCAGTAGAAAATCAGGGGTACCGGTGGAGTTCTATGGATACCACTTTTTATCAGAGACTTTGGAGACTATATGTTCTGCAAGCTTTATGGGTTGAGCTGACGGTTGAAAGAGTCCTTGATAGTAAAAAGTTTGTCAAAGAGTGGCTTTTTATAGATGAGCCTGATCAGCTACTGAGGTTTGTTTGTAGGATGATTCCTAGTTTGAGCAATTTGGAAACTTAATTTACAAGGGAATATAGAGAACACATTGCAGTTCCTTTGCACGATACTTAGTGGAGAGGCTTTTGGTAATTGAAGTTAGTGGACTGGAGGGAGTGGGAGTGGGAGTGGGAGTGGAAGATGTCATCGATAATGTTCTGCTTGCAGAACATATATAGGCTCCAAAGTATCCAATAAAATGATGGTCTCCATATAATCTACAAAGACTTGCACAGATAATAGGCGCAGTACATGACATTTTACAGCAAGACGTTGAGTTAAAAGTGCCACTTAATTTAATATCTCTGCAAGAACAGAGGGCAGACCATAAAACATAGACCTTTCTGAATTTAGTGCCTTCGTTGTATAAATCTGGCAGAGAGCAGGACCTGCAACTTTCCAAACAAAATTACATTTGGCGACATCACCTTTGCTCTTAGCAAAGTCGTAGCAAACATTATAGAGTGCAAGGGCATCTTCATTAATATCGTTCATGTTCCTTGTTGTTGCTTTGAAGTCGACAGTTCCATACAAAATCTATGAGAGAGAGAAGATACAATTTCGCTGTTATCCAGAGTTGGTTTGTCACATAACATATCACGCTATATGTCTTGGTACTTAAAATTCTCACCTCCTTATATTTATTGATGACATCACCTGCTAAGTTCCTCTCTGATTGACTATTGGAAGACAATGCATCAGTCATATCTTCCCTGTAATTATCATATCTTTCCTTCCAGAGTTTTAATGAGGCAGCAGGGATCGAAACTTGCTCGAACAAAGGAAGCTTTCTGATTTCTACATCCATCAAAGTCACAAAATAATAGTAAAATGAACACTATTGCAACTCATCATGCTGTTCTACTCTACTAAATTCTCGAAGGACAATAGCTGATAGTTGATATTAACAAGGACAATGCATATACGGACTCGGACAGACTAGGTAATCAGATTATTAAAATGATTGGTGAATTGCAAACAGCTCTACAGGATCAAAATTTGTTGATCTATAAACTCATACTAACTCTGGTAACCCTAGGTTTTATATATTTACCTAATGAATGTGCACATATATACATTTGCATGCGTGCATTTCTCTTCTGCCTttttgccccccccccccccccccctctcctgGCTTACAAAAGTCTTTAGCCATTTTATGCATAAGTTTGACTGAAATGAAACACTGTATATGTTCACATAATAAAATACAGTTAGTTAGCAACTGAAACTCACCACATCTCGACATACTTTTACTGCGGAACTTCTCTACTGCAGCACAAATTTGTCCAAGAACAGAGCAAGAATGATACTCTTTACTTTGTTCCATATAATGGGGAAAACTGCCCGCTATTAGTTCACGTGGAATCATAACCTGTATTAACTCAGAGAGGCACAAAATAGGTCAGTTGAATATAATTCTGAAAGACTTCCATAGCTGGGCCATACAGAAATTTTGAGGGCAGTCATATTCTAAAATCCAGAACTTGTTAAAGAAGAAACATAGCAAAGATGGTAACCTCTTCCCCACTTTTTGGCGCATCTAAAGCATCATAATATAGGTCAATTAGCTTGAGCATCTTCTCCTTCAAGTACTTcttttcatcatcatcactCGCTGTTAAGAATTTGTCCGTCCAGGCCTGCCAGCTATTAGCTGCTATTCCCATAGTGATACTAAAGAGTACACCACATTAGAGcatatacaaaattaataaagtACCCACAGTTTATAATATAGCTGATTGTATAGGTATTCAGGTTTACTAGGTATAGTTGCCtacttttgattttttgaattcaaGAATAGCTCAAAAAGCTCATGCTCCAACTCATCTGAAGTAAAATCACAAGGCCGTCTTGGAGGCTCTTTGGGATTTTTAGGCAGTGACGATGGATGTTCACGTTTCCACGGTGCACTCTGTTTGTAATGTTGCAACAGCTGCAAAAGTACATCACAGGTTACATAAACTTTGAGATTGAAAACACATCCAAATGATGTTTCACGCTGTTATTGTATCCAAGTTGAGGACGAGATTTAAGTAGAcataaaataaatgaaactAAGAATCTAATTTAGTAACAGTTCACAGTTATGTTAAGACCCAAGGGGAAAAAGCAATCTCACTGTTATGTTCTTCCATGAATATTTATAAGTGCACAACAATGCATACTAATATAACTATCACAATAAAGTATAAAAATTTACGTTATTCATATAATTAGATGGGTAAAAGTATAAAGAAGCACATCTATATCTCGGGTTCCCTTTTCTTATTAGTTTGCAAGTgtatttgtaataaaatatctttattACTTATTTAGGACAATTCAAAGATTTGTATCAATGGtagtataaaattattaagtaGTCGGTTTCTATTTAGACATCTAGGTTTTAACGCATTCCCCAAGTTTTAGAGTCTGTAATTAAAAAGTGTTATTTATATCTTTAACGAAGTTGAATATTGTGAATCTTTGAGGAGAgagttttaaaacttatttcaaCTCTTTTCTCATTGTCCTCAAATTTATATCCTATACTTTGATGACTCTTGAGATGGTTCTTATTTCTGAAGGGGTGAGCCGATTGCATCATATTGCCCCCACTGCTTATAATAGAGAAAAAAAAGTTGAGAACTCATATTTCCAGAAGAACTACCTCAAGAATCTAGTTGTGGTTAGTATTTTATTCTTCCAGCTGACATTAGCAATGTTTACAAGATTCCTCGATTGTTTTTCAGTTGTTAAAGTGATGCAAGGGAACTGGAGAACATACTGTTGATTGTGTTACTTGGGGGTGCAGCTTTTACACTTGTACTTAATATGTGTAGCAGTGTTCAACATGGTTAGCAACCTAGTGagtcccctctctctctctatatatatgtatatatataaaacactaGAAACATTATTTCATAAGAACACTTATCTACTGGTTCAACAGGTGGAGGAAAAGCTCATATCATAGAAAATAAACACTGTAGtaactattaaattttaacaaattataacaaGAACTTTAGTATTCATAAAAGATGGCATAACTAGACTATAAAACAGAAATTTGTTTGtgccatttagcaaaaaaaaaaaatttgtttgtgCCCACCTGTTTGTTTTTAGAGACCCAGTACATATCTCCATCAAAGTCACCATTAGCAATCTCGCTGGCTACTGATCTCGGACCTTTTGTAGAGAATAATATACCATACTTTGCATCACCAACGACATTTTCCATTTCCTCCAAGTAAACAGCATTCATAACATGTATATCTCCAAAATGAAGTCCTGGATGCCGATAAACCAAAACTTTTCCAGAGATTTGACCATTTTCACTGAGGATAatggaaggaaaaaaaaacactcaAAATCTACCCCGAGTTTATCAAGAATGCATGGCAACTTAATATGACCACCATAGTACTTGCATCACAAACATAGACCTGGGGTAAGTTCAGACAAGTTTAATTTTTCAGAAATCAGAACCAAAATAAGAGTATATACAGGATGATGCAAACTTGGTCACTGTTTAACAGCCCAGTAGGGTCAGCTGTTCCCATCAACAAGAAGCTTTCACTGATTGGAAGCTTTCCTTTTCGAAGTCCCTTCCGTTCTTCCATTGCCAATTTGGATAAACGGCTCTGAACACACGCTTCATTCAAGGGAACTCCAGATAAGATTATTTTTGCGGTGGTAGCATCATCATCTAATGTACCAAGGTTCATTGAAGCTGCAACGGAAACAAGTCAAAGCAATTCGACTTCACATAAAGAGAACAAGGCTAATCAAACATACTAATAAAGATATTATGTTAAAAGAAAGAAAGCCAAAAAGGTGGATGGGACAAGTAAAATTAGTggcattttaaattaatttataacatgaGCTCATAGTGCTAAACAACATGCATAATGCAGTTTCTCATCCTCTTTTGCTAGTTTAACAAGGTTTCATTACATGGAAGTGGAGAAATGCCACACAGTAATAATGTAGCAGTAGAACTTCAATAGTTATATTAAGTGCTACTACATTAAAAAAACATCAAAGGAAAACAGAATACAGACCCCGTCAAGTACCTTTTACTGCAGAACGTTTATTGTAGAACAACCTTTGGGTGTCCTCTAGTGCAACTGCCAATGTATGTAAGAAAAACTGGTCCGGGACTCCACCAATGTTAAGTAGGGGAATTAATAGCTTTGACAATCTTGATGTCCCAGGTTTACGACTGGGAAATGAGGTGCAACAATTATAAGGTTTAATGATTTAAAatgcatttattttatttaaagacTAACCAAAATGTTAAAATCTGAAGCTCAGAGAGATCAATTGTTCAGGTTACAGCCATCCAGTGCCAGAcaaaattttaatgatttaaaatgcatttatatttatttaaagacTAACCAAATGTTAAATCCGAAGCTCAGAGAGATCAATTGTTTAGGTTACAGCCATCCAGTGCCAGACAAAATAATCACTAGCTAATTTAACTCTTTCTTTTGATAATAAGGCATTCATTTTCAGATATAGAGGTCCATAAAAAATGTTCTAAACTAATTATTAACACATTGAAAAAGTAATCTATCATATTTTCTGCCATATAAAGGGTTCATCAGTTGTTCCCCTTAAGCCCCCAAAATTGGATGTGTTGTAGGTAGCATGATACGATCCGGGTGTCAAATAATTCTTTGGACCCAAAGAACAACCTAATTCAGAAGTGTCTGGGGTTAGACAGCATACAAAACATCAAGGTCTTTATCAATAGTAATGTTTAGAATTGTCCTTTGAATTTTAGTGACACTGACAAGATAATCTTGACACTATAAAGTTTCCATGCTGATATATGAATATGCTTAATCTTGACTTCAAAATGGTCAGCATATAGACCCCTAATTATCAAAATGGGATTTCAAACCTTGCACAATACCAAGTGAATTTTCTC
Coding sequences:
- the LOC108222309 gene encoding LRR receptor-like serine/threonine-protein kinase ERL1, coding for MSKLINLYTLFFLLLQICVVYPMLDPIDFLALQTIKKSLHDLPGSNYFASWDFTGDPCNFAGVYCDGDKVISLNLGDPRAGSPGLTGHLDPAIGKLSSLAEFTVVPGRIVGTIPSNFSELKNLRFLGISRNFIAGDIPVGLGELRLLRTLDLSYNQLTGIIPWSVGSLPALTNVILGHNSLSGSIPRFGSQMLTRLDLKHNELSGSIGPDHLPPSLRYLSLSMNRFSGPVDRVLSSMTRLNFLDLSLNQFSGSIPGSLFTFPMSNLFLQRNLFTGPVQPNDQVRISTVDLSFNRLSGPISPLFSTVQTLYLNNNRFMGQIPRTIVDRVLDSSIQIVYLQHNYLTGIDINPTVEIPVQSSLCLQYNCMVLPVQTPCPLKAGKQKTRPTEQCIVWNRGVN